From a region of the Citricoccus muralis genome:
- a CDS encoding aldehyde dehydrogenase family protein, whose amino-acid sequence MTEIILDDRAAGILAGVEQLLWIDGRATEASTGEWRDVRNPARRGEVIGRVPAAGVEDVDRAVAAARRAFPDWRSAHFTGRAKALLAIADDIEAEAEKFAQLTALDTGNALRSQARPEVTTLVSLFRYFAGVAGEAKGVTLPAGDQQLQYTRREPLGVVACILPWNSPLMIAAFKVPAALAAGNTVILKAADDAPLTIQYLAQVCQRHVPAGVVNSLTGRGSVIGNALSTHPGVDKVSFTGSTEVGRGVAAQASERLAHLSLELGGKNPSIVFPDAVEDEGILDGLMLSSRFARQGQSCTAGSRLFLHEDIYDEMLEKLAGRLGAMVVGDPLDEATDMGAVINQSQFDQISGFLEDGRNHPDLTTVLGGSAPTEGPLTEGFYHVPTIFGGARNDFRLAQEEIFGPVLVAIKWKDVDEVIQMANESHYGLAAYVWTHDLDNALNTAHRIESGWVQVNQGGGQVVGQSYGGYKQSGMGREASLEGMLEGFTQIKQINVKLRG is encoded by the coding sequence ATGACTGAGATCATCCTGGACGATCGAGCGGCAGGCATCCTGGCCGGCGTCGAGCAATTGCTGTGGATTGACGGGCGCGCCACTGAGGCCTCGACCGGCGAATGGCGGGACGTGCGCAACCCGGCCCGGCGCGGTGAGGTCATCGGCCGGGTGCCGGCCGCCGGGGTCGAGGATGTGGACCGCGCGGTGGCCGCCGCGCGTCGGGCCTTCCCGGACTGGCGCAGTGCGCACTTCACGGGCCGGGCGAAGGCGCTGCTGGCCATCGCGGACGACATCGAGGCCGAGGCCGAGAAGTTCGCCCAGCTCACGGCCCTGGACACCGGCAACGCCCTGCGCTCCCAGGCCCGTCCCGAGGTCACCACCCTGGTGTCCCTGTTCCGTTACTTCGCCGGTGTGGCCGGGGAGGCCAAGGGCGTCACCCTGCCGGCGGGGGACCAGCAGCTGCAGTACACCCGCCGGGAGCCGCTGGGCGTGGTCGCCTGCATCCTGCCGTGGAACTCCCCGCTGATGATCGCCGCCTTCAAGGTCCCGGCCGCCCTGGCGGCCGGGAACACGGTCATCCTCAAGGCCGCGGATGACGCGCCCCTGACCATCCAGTACCTGGCCCAGGTCTGCCAGCGGCACGTGCCGGCCGGCGTCGTGAACTCCCTGACCGGGCGCGGCTCCGTCATCGGCAACGCACTGTCCACCCACCCGGGCGTGGACAAGGTCTCCTTCACGGGCTCCACCGAGGTGGGCCGCGGGGTGGCCGCGCAGGCCTCCGAGCGGCTGGCGCACCTGTCCCTGGAGCTGGGCGGCAAGAACCCGTCCATCGTGTTCCCGGACGCGGTCGAGGACGAGGGCATCCTGGACGGGTTGATGCTCTCCTCGCGCTTCGCCCGGCAGGGCCAGTCCTGTACCGCCGGGTCCCGGTTGTTCCTGCACGAGGACATCTATGACGAGATGCTGGAGAAGCTCGCCGGACGCCTGGGGGCGATGGTTGTCGGCGACCCGCTGGACGAGGCCACGGACATGGGCGCGGTCATCAACCAGTCCCAGTTCGACCAGATCTCTGGCTTCCTCGAGGACGGCCGGAACCACCCGGACCTGACCACCGTGCTCGGTGGCTCCGCGCCCACCGAAGGCCCGCTGACCGAGGGCTTCTACCACGTGCCGACCATCTTCGGCGGGGCGCGGAACGACTTCCGGCTGGCCCAGGAGGAGATCTTCGGACCCGTCCTCGTCGCGATCAAGTGGAAGGACGTGGACGAGGTCATCCAGATGGCCAACGAGTCCCACTACGGGTTGGCCGCCTACGTCTGGACCCATGACCTGGACAACGCCCTGAACACCGCGCATCGGATCGAGTCCGGCTGGGTGCAGGTCAACCAGGGCGGCGGCCAGGTGGTGGGCCAGTCCTACGGCGGGTACAAGCAGTCCGGCATGGGCCGAGAGGCCTCGCTGGAGGGCATGCTCGAGGGCTTCACCCAGATCAAGCAGATCAACGTCAAGCTGCGGGGTTGA
- a CDS encoding CaiB/BaiF CoA transferase family protein → MADKIADNTVPDGGAAPAAAGAGLPLAGFTVMDLSRALAGPYCTALLGDLGADVIKVESAKGGDSTRSWPPFEDEHSLYFDSTNRNKRSIAVDFYTEAGRKLLWDLAVSADVLVENFRPGVLATMGLDPEALREANPALVIASVSGFGTTGPLAQAAGLDQVAQGMSGLMSVTGPDAKSPTRVGVPVMDLYAGVFTAVGICASLAGRAGNGGHGHEVGTSLLEAGLAVSAFQGQNYLSTGAVPVPQGNNHPVLSPYGVFQTADIPAIIAVGNQAHWVKFCAIIGAPELEDDPRFAVGRDRSEHRAELTELIEQKLVHRPGLEWIEAFRAAGIPTGPIYTYEQAFDDPQVQALDMVQTVRRLDGTALPLLRGPLSINGTATGVRKAPPALGEDTRSVLENLGLDEGQIAGLVEAGIVQAHLPAGSRP, encoded by the coding sequence ATGGCGGACAAGATTGCGGACAATACCGTGCCCGACGGCGGCGCGGCACCCGCCGCGGCCGGCGCGGGGCTGCCGCTGGCCGGGTTCACCGTGATGGACCTGTCCCGGGCACTGGCAGGGCCGTACTGCACGGCGCTGCTGGGCGACCTGGGGGCGGACGTCATCAAGGTGGAGTCCGCCAAGGGCGGGGACTCCACCCGCTCCTGGCCGCCGTTCGAGGACGAGCACTCGCTCTACTTCGACTCCACGAACCGGAACAAGCGGTCGATCGCGGTGGACTTCTACACGGAGGCCGGCCGGAAGCTGCTGTGGGACCTCGCGGTGTCCGCGGACGTGCTGGTGGAGAACTTCCGACCCGGCGTGCTGGCCACCATGGGGCTGGATCCGGAGGCACTGCGCGAGGCGAATCCTGCGCTCGTCATCGCCTCGGTCTCTGGCTTCGGGACCACCGGCCCGCTGGCCCAGGCCGCCGGGCTGGACCAGGTGGCCCAGGGGATGTCCGGACTGATGTCCGTGACCGGACCGGACGCGAAGTCCCCCACGCGGGTGGGGGTGCCGGTGATGGACCTCTACGCGGGCGTCTTCACCGCCGTGGGGATCTGCGCCTCGTTGGCCGGCCGCGCCGGCAACGGCGGTCACGGCCACGAGGTGGGGACCTCGCTGTTGGAGGCCGGGCTGGCCGTCTCGGCTTTCCAGGGTCAGAACTACCTGTCCACCGGCGCGGTTCCGGTGCCGCAGGGCAACAACCACCCGGTGCTCTCCCCTTACGGGGTGTTCCAGACGGCGGACATCCCGGCGATCATCGCGGTGGGCAACCAGGCCCATTGGGTCAAGTTCTGCGCGATCATCGGCGCCCCAGAGCTCGAGGACGATCCGCGCTTCGCCGTGGGGCGTGACCGCTCGGAGCACCGCGCCGAACTGACCGAGCTGATCGAACAGAAGCTGGTGCACCGGCCCGGACTGGAATGGATCGAGGCCTTCCGTGCCGCGGGCATCCCCACGGGGCCGATCTACACCTATGAGCAGGCCTTCGATGATCCCCAGGTGCAGGCCTTGGACATGGTGCAGACCGTGAGGAGGCTGGACGGTACGGCACTGCCGCTGCTGCGCGGCCCGCTGAGCATCAACGGCACCGCCACTGGCGTGCGCAAGGCGCCGCCGGCCCTCGGTGAGGACACCCGGTCCGTACTCGAGAACCTGGGCCTGGACGAGGGCCAGATCGCCGGCCTCGTCGAGGCGGGCATCGTGCAGGCACACCTGCCGGCGGGCAGTCGGCCGTGA
- a CDS encoding enoyl-CoA hydratase/isomerase family protein has product MSAGTAPGTTVPGGTVEISQQGAIATVTLSNPGRRNTMTEAMWRALEPACARLADDASVRAVVVRGAGADFSAGADISDLRAILRDEDSGRHDGGAVAAGEAALAGLHKPTIAAVQGYCLGGAWQIAAACDIRLTSSSATFGITPAKIGIVYPTAGIERLVRIAGPATAKYLLFSGDFVDAERARVLGLVQAVHPAESFWDEVDAFAERLASRSQLSIQAMKDIVDTIDSAGDGEHGGAELARANEHWQQLMATAGDAEAGVGAFLAKRTPEFTWNGGRDVQRHARPSIGTGDPAP; this is encoded by the coding sequence GTGAGCGCGGGGACGGCACCCGGGACCACCGTGCCCGGCGGGACGGTGGAGATCTCGCAGCAGGGGGCCATCGCCACCGTGACCCTGTCCAACCCGGGGCGGCGCAACACCATGACGGAGGCCATGTGGCGGGCTCTGGAGCCGGCCTGCGCCAGACTGGCCGATGACGCATCGGTGCGGGCCGTCGTCGTCCGCGGGGCCGGCGCGGACTTCTCCGCCGGGGCGGACATCTCCGATCTGCGGGCGATCCTGCGGGACGAGGACTCCGGGCGGCATGACGGCGGTGCCGTGGCCGCCGGCGAGGCGGCCCTGGCCGGACTGCACAAGCCCACCATCGCCGCAGTCCAGGGCTACTGCCTGGGCGGCGCCTGGCAGATCGCGGCGGCCTGCGACATCCGGCTGACCTCCTCGTCGGCGACCTTCGGGATCACCCCGGCCAAGATCGGCATCGTGTACCCGACCGCAGGGATCGAGCGGCTCGTGCGCATCGCCGGGCCGGCCACCGCCAAATACCTGCTGTTCAGCGGGGACTTCGTGGACGCCGAACGGGCCCGCGTGCTGGGCCTGGTCCAGGCGGTGCACCCCGCCGAGTCCTTCTGGGACGAGGTGGACGCATTCGCCGAGCGGCTCGCGTCCCGCTCCCAGCTGTCCATCCAGGCCATGAAGGACATCGTGGACACCATTGACTCAGCGGGCGACGGGGAGCACGGCGGGGCCGAACTCGCGCGGGCCAACGAGCATTGGCAGCAACTGATGGCGACCGCCGGGGACGCCGAGGCGGGGGTCGGTGCCTTCCTGGCCAAGCGGACCCCCGAGTTCACCTGGAACGGCGGGCGAGACGTCCAGAGGCACGCCCGGCCGTCGATCGGGACGGGAGATCCCGCGCCGTGA
- a CDS encoding MarR family winged helix-turn-helix transcriptional regulator, with protein sequence MTPPLQHDPVAQAHQNWAGHGWGESADAMAAVTSLFRVQQILMARIDAVLRPLDLTFARFEMLTLLGFSRTGAMPLAKASSRLQVHPTSVTNTVERLGQAGLVERRPHPTDGRANLIAITPQGRDLALQAARELNREVFTDLGLPAGVLTDLNRILGTFRYAAGDFSEPSPLAGGSAGSRLSDGDPAGVPVFGATGAGAREEKRTPAGPAGAEGPAPGDAAATPVRPKRRRLPRG encoded by the coding sequence GTGACGCCTCCGCTCCAGCACGACCCCGTGGCGCAGGCCCACCAGAACTGGGCGGGCCACGGGTGGGGGGAGTCCGCCGACGCCATGGCCGCGGTGACCTCCCTGTTCCGTGTGCAGCAGATCCTCATGGCCCGGATCGATGCTGTGCTGCGCCCCCTGGACCTGACGTTCGCCCGCTTTGAGATGCTGACCCTGCTGGGATTCTCCCGGACGGGGGCGATGCCGCTGGCCAAAGCCTCGAGCCGGCTCCAGGTCCATCCCACCTCGGTCACCAACACCGTGGAGCGCTTGGGGCAGGCCGGTCTCGTGGAGCGGCGGCCGCATCCCACGGACGGCCGGGCGAATCTCATCGCCATCACTCCACAGGGCCGTGACCTGGCACTGCAGGCGGCCCGGGAGCTCAACCGCGAGGTCTTCACCGACCTCGGTCTGCCCGCGGGGGTGCTGACCGACCTCAACCGCATCCTCGGGACGTTTCGCTATGCCGCCGGGGACTTCTCCGAGCCGAGTCCCTTGGCGGGCGGTTCGGCTGGCAGCCGACTCAGCGACGGTGACCCAGCCGGTGTCCCCGTCTTCGGAGCCACCGGGGCAGGCGCCAGGGAGGAGAAAAGGACGCCAGCCGGACCAGCTGGTGCGGAGGGTCCTGCCCCCGGGGATGCCGCGGCCACACCAGTACGCCCCAAGCGGCGCAGGTTGCCGAGAGGATAG